The DNA region TAGCCGAATTGCTGGTGCGTCCGGCGCGACCCGAACCTAGGCGCACCCGCTTCAGGAGGACGGCGCACCACGTTGACCGTGGCCTCTGACGCTCACTGCAGTTGCAGTCCAGGCATCGACAGTCGCTGCGAGCGCCGGGAACCGCTGGAGTTCACGCCGCATTTCATGCCACGCGCTTGCGGGTTGCTGAACTCGGAGGCGAGAGATCGCGCCAGTGGTGGTGCGACGAGCGGGATCAGCGGTCGGCGCCCCGCAGGACTACTGAACTGCGAACCGCGCCGACGGCGACGGCGCGGACCCCGAGACGGAAGCGGTCCTCCGCATCGACGGAAGAATCGGCGGCGGCGGCGCGGGCGAGGTGGGGATTGACGTCCTCGCGCTCAGTGGCGAACGGCGGGTCGGTGAGACCGGCGGTCGCGGTGATCAGGCCGGAGCTGATGGTGTAGGTCTCCAAGCTGTCGAGCACGAGGCATTGGAGAGCCAGCGGTACTCCGGCGATGGTGAGGATCCCCGCCCCGATGTTGTAGTACGAGGTGAGAAGGTCGCGCGGGAGGTGCTCCAGGAGCACCGGCGCCGCGTTGGGGTGCCGCAGAATCGCCCGTCGCAGAC from Sporichthya brevicatena includes:
- a CDS encoding TetR family transcriptional regulator, with the protein product MPRPVLPILDRRLITASALALIDEEGLGAFSTVRLARRLGVRAPSLYHHVQSRAEILAGVAELVVRETRLPPYQPGDDWVAWLVDGCTSLRRAILRHPNAAPVLLEHLPRDLLTSYYNIGAGILTIAGVPLALQCLVLDSLETYTISSGLITATAGLTDPPFATEREDVNPHLARAAAADSSVDAEDRFRLGVRAVAVGAVRSSVVLRGADR